The candidate division KSB1 bacterium genome includes a window with the following:
- the rfbB gene encoding dTDP-glucose 4,6-dehydratase: MERFLITGGAGFIGSNFIRYLMARYPECEVINLDKLTYAGNLNNLKDVSDRPNYRFVRGDICDERLVDEVMSGVDIVVNFAAESHVDRSIGSPGDFIRTDVLGVYVLLEAAKKHRVKKFVQISTDEVYGSIESGSFKETDALMPSSPYSASKAGGDRLAYSYFVTYGLPVVITRCSNNFGPYQYPEKLIPLFITNALDDKELPIYGDGLNVRDWIYVEDHCRAIDVVMREGKDGEVYNIGAGNEKTNLEITEFILDRLGKPRSLMVFVKDRPGHDRRYSLDWSKIRALGWKPSRTFEEAMDYTIDWYRQNRWWWEPLKSGEYLEYYRKHYQRDL; this comes from the coding sequence ATGGAGAGGTTCTTGATCACCGGGGGGGCGGGGTTCATCGGCAGCAATTTCATCCGATACCTGATGGCCCGGTATCCGGAATGCGAGGTCATCAATCTCGACAAGCTCACCTACGCAGGCAATCTGAACAACCTGAAAGACGTGAGCGACCGGCCCAATTACCGCTTCGTCCGTGGCGACATCTGCGATGAGCGCCTGGTGGATGAAGTCATGTCCGGGGTGGACATCGTGGTGAACTTTGCCGCCGAGAGCCACGTGGATCGCTCCATCGGGTCACCGGGCGATTTCATCCGCACGGACGTGCTCGGGGTGTACGTCCTGCTGGAGGCGGCCAAGAAGCACCGCGTAAAGAAGTTCGTGCAGATCTCCACCGACGAGGTCTACGGCAGTATCGAGTCCGGCTCGTTCAAGGAGACCGATGCCCTCATGCCATCCAGCCCTTACTCAGCGTCCAAGGCCGGAGGGGATCGCCTGGCCTACTCGTACTTTGTGACCTACGGCTTGCCCGTGGTCATCACCCGTTGCTCCAACAACTTCGGCCCCTACCAATACCCCGAAAAGCTGATCCCCCTCTTCATTACGAACGCCCTCGACGACAAGGAGCTGCCAATCTACGGCGACGGCCTGAATGTGCGCGATTGGATCTACGTGGAGGACCACTGCCGCGCCATCGATGTGGTGATGCGCGAGGGAAAGGATGGCGAGGTGTACAACATCGGCGCGGGCAACGAGAAGACCAATCTCGAAATCACGGAGTTTATCTTAGACCGTCTCGGAAAGCCTCGCTCCCTGATGGTCTTTGTGAAAGACCGTCCCGGGCATGACCGTCGGTACTCCCTTGACTGGAGCAAGATCCGGGCTCTGGGCTGGAAGCCAAGCCGGACCTTCGAAGAGGCGATGGACTACACGATAGACTGGTATAGACAGAACCGCTGGTGGTGGGAGCCACTCAAGAGCGGAGAATATCTCGAGTACTACAGGAAGCACTACCAAAGGGACCTCTAA
- a CDS encoding Gfo/Idh/MocA family oxidoreductase, whose product MVNVALVGYGYWGPNVARNLHELPNCRFQVCCDLDPARLALAQARFPQIRVTSQYSDVLSDEGIEAVVIATPARSHFALAKAALLAGKHVLVEKPLAMSSQEAEELIALADAQKRVLMVGHTFEYNPAVLKIKELLSENQLGDIYYAYSTRVNLGRVQRDLNALWSIAPHDISILLFLFEQLPSEVSARGSSHLDRSIEDVVFVDFLFPSGITAHIHVSWLDPSKVRRMTIVGSKKMVVYDDLETEGKVKVYDKGVLKVGDGQIFGEFQYRLHSGDIYIPKIDLSEPLRNECAHFLECIEQRKSPRTDGQSGLRVIRVLEAAQESLRRRGAPVQLQ is encoded by the coding sequence ATGGTGAACGTCGCACTGGTGGGTTATGGGTACTGGGGCCCTAACGTGGCCAGGAACCTGCACGAGCTCCCCAACTGTCGCTTTCAGGTGTGCTGCGATCTGGATCCAGCTCGTCTGGCGCTGGCGCAGGCCCGCTTCCCGCAGATTCGGGTCACGAGTCAGTATTCCGACGTCTTGAGCGACGAGGGGATCGAAGCGGTGGTGATCGCCACTCCGGCACGAAGCCACTTTGCCCTGGCCAAGGCGGCCCTCCTGGCCGGGAAGCACGTCCTTGTCGAGAAGCCCCTGGCCATGAGCAGCCAGGAGGCGGAGGAGCTCATTGCGCTGGCCGATGCACAGAAACGGGTTCTGATGGTGGGCCACACCTTCGAGTACAACCCGGCCGTGCTGAAGATCAAGGAGCTGCTGTCCGAAAACCAGCTGGGCGACATCTACTACGCCTACTCCACCCGAGTAAACCTCGGCCGTGTGCAGCGCGATCTGAACGCCCTGTGGAGCATTGCCCCGCACGACATCTCCATCCTCCTCTTTCTGTTCGAGCAGTTGCCTTCGGAGGTCAGTGCACGGGGATCCTCCCACCTCGACCGCTCCATTGAAGACGTGGTGTTCGTCGACTTCCTTTTCCCGAGCGGCATCACGGCCCACATTCACGTGAGCTGGCTGGACCCCAGCAAGGTGCGACGGATGACCATCGTCGGCAGCAAGAAGATGGTGGTCTACGACGACCTGGAGACCGAGGGCAAGGTGAAAGTCTACGATAAGGGCGTGCTCAAGGTGGGGGATGGGCAGATTTTCGGCGAATTCCAGTACCGACTCCATTCCGGCGACATCTACATTCCCAAGATCGACCTGTCGGAGCCGCTCCGTAATGAGTGCGCTCACTTCCTCGAATGCATTGAGCAGAGGAAATCCCCCCGCACAGACGGTCAATCAGGGCTGCGAGTGATCCGCGTTCTTGAAGCGGCACAGGAATCTTTGCGCAGAAGGGGGGCTCCCGTTCAGCTCCAGTGA
- a CDS encoding polysaccharide deacetylase family protein, translated as MQKALWLLPWMWAITCTRNPVVPSQTIPVEEEYRPEATVCYWRFDKKAAVTLSFDDARRSHWELAAPAMEARGFFGTFNLDTKGIRDWAPWNGLHEAGHEIASHTYSHARLPAIPPAEVELEVQRAVDQLKANIRGLEEVLSFAYPYADYTDELIPIVARYHLSQRAQRFRDERAIHLRPVDPQTLNCLKGFWICPPYDLELLRGVIDATVSSGGWLIVFWHSLTKDPSPSDPNTAPMAFFEGFLDLLTARSDSLWVATQGEIASYVWERDNLSPEVRVSKGRSALWVSLPKATRALAPVPLTIRVGLPDNWKRGHASIMLRSGGRKAPVVREGRLVELEVKPGEEITIWAQSP; from the coding sequence ATGCAAAAAGCTCTGTGGTTACTCCCATGGATGTGGGCAATTACCTGTACGCGCAACCCCGTGGTGCCAAGTCAGACCATCCCCGTAGAGGAAGAATACCGGCCCGAGGCAACCGTCTGCTACTGGAGGTTCGATAAGAAGGCCGCCGTGACCCTCTCGTTCGACGACGCGCGGCGTTCCCATTGGGAGCTGGCGGCGCCAGCCATGGAAGCGAGGGGCTTTTTCGGCACCTTCAACCTCGACACCAAAGGGATTCGGGACTGGGCCCCCTGGAACGGGCTGCACGAGGCAGGACACGAAATTGCCTCCCACACCTATTCCCATGCGCGGCTCCCGGCTATCCCGCCGGCGGAGGTGGAGTTGGAAGTCCAGCGTGCCGTGGACCAGTTGAAGGCCAACATTCGGGGCCTGGAAGAAGTGCTCAGTTTTGCCTATCCGTATGCCGATTATACGGACGAGCTCATCCCGATCGTGGCGCGTTACCATTTGAGCCAGAGGGCGCAGCGCTTCCGGGACGAGCGAGCGATCCATCTCCGACCTGTGGATCCGCAAACGCTGAATTGCCTGAAGGGATTCTGGATATGTCCCCCCTACGATCTGGAGCTTCTGAGGGGGGTAATCGACGCTACGGTCTCCTCCGGTGGGTGGCTGATTGTGTTCTGGCATTCGCTCACCAAGGATCCGTCTCCCAGCGACCCGAATACGGCGCCTATGGCTTTCTTCGAGGGTTTCCTTGATCTCCTGACGGCGCGTTCCGATTCGCTCTGGGTAGCCACCCAAGGCGAGATCGCAAGCTATGTCTGGGAGCGCGATAATCTGTCTCCGGAGGTGAGGGTCAGCAAGGGGCGCAGCGCGCTCTGGGTGTCGCTGCCCAAAGCGACGCGGGCCTTGGCTCCTGTGCCCCTCACCATACGCGTCGGTCTTCCCGATAATTGGAAGCGTGGGCACGCAAGCATAATGCTGCGAAGCGGGGGCCGCAAAGCCCCGGTGGTGCGCGAGGGTCGCCTCGTGGAGCTCGAAGTGAAGCCCGGCGAGGAGATTACCATCTGGGCACAATCGCCGTAG
- a CDS encoding DUF429 domain-containing protein encodes MSYFVGIDPSSREEVATHCACLREDGCVDHVVALYEDAAIVRWLRDLGEVLLVGVDGPLRLPGGESPERFFSPHSEGDRPRRSSEVELARRGIGCFFTVPRSFARTWVERSLRLGERLRQAGFSVIEVYPYGTRKVLWGGQVGRKQRREARLAELERLQRLGIRWEPCPIPSHHVMDAVLCALTAFLAWTRKTISLGNEEDGPIFLPDPAVDWPLFLPTLWRRR; translated from the coding sequence ATGAGCTATTTTGTAGGGATCGATCCTTCGTCTCGGGAGGAGGTTGCTACCCATTGCGCCTGCCTCCGAGAGGATGGGTGCGTAGACCACGTGGTGGCTTTGTACGAAGATGCGGCGATCGTGCGCTGGCTGCGTGACCTTGGAGAAGTTCTCCTGGTCGGGGTGGACGGTCCGCTCCGTCTTCCGGGCGGGGAAAGTCCGGAACGTTTCTTCTCTCCCCATTCGGAGGGCGACCGGCCTCGCCGGTCGTCGGAAGTGGAGCTGGCACGCCGGGGGATCGGTTGCTTTTTCACCGTGCCTCGGAGCTTCGCCCGCACATGGGTCGAGCGTTCGCTGCGTTTGGGTGAACGTCTCCGGCAAGCGGGATTCAGCGTGATCGAGGTCTATCCGTATGGGACAAGGAAGGTTCTCTGGGGTGGCCAGGTCGGTCGGAAGCAGCGCAGAGAGGCCCGCCTCGCGGAGCTCGAGCGATTGCAGCGCCTCGGAATCCGGTGGGAACCTTGCCCCATCCCTTCTCACCACGTGATGGACGCTGTCCTGTGCGCCCTCACAGCGTTTCTGGCCTGGACAAGAAAGACGATCTCCCTGGGAAACGAAGAGGACGGCCCCATTTTCCTCCCGGACCCTGCGGTGGACTGGCCTCTGTTCCTCCCTACGCTCTGGCGGAGGAGGTGA
- a CDS encoding dTDP-4-dehydrorhamnose 3,5-epimerase family protein, with translation MIHGVRVKKLRVIPDERGRLMEILREDDPEFSRFGQVYMTTTYPGVIKAWHYHKRQEDNFTVVHGMLKVVLYDPREDSPTKGELNEFFIGEHNPMLIHVPAGVYHGWKCIGQKEAIVINTVSEKYDYENPDEYRLPYDTPEIPYSWEIKMG, from the coding sequence ATGATCCACGGAGTGCGAGTCAAGAAGCTGCGCGTGATTCCGGATGAGCGGGGTCGACTCATGGAGATCCTGCGGGAGGACGACCCGGAATTCAGCCGCTTCGGTCAAGTCTACATGACCACCACCTACCCAGGGGTGATCAAGGCGTGGCATTACCACAAGAGGCAGGAGGACAATTTTACCGTGGTGCACGGTATGCTGAAAGTCGTGCTCTACGACCCTCGGGAGGATTCGCCGACCAAGGGCGAGCTGAACGAGTTTTTCATTGGCGAGCACAACCCGATGTTAATCCATGTGCCGGCCGGCGTTTACCACGGCTGGAAGTGCATCGGCCAGAAAGAGGCGATCGTCATCAATACCGTGAGTGAAAAGTACGATTACGAGAATCCCGACGAGTATCGCTTGCCCTACGACACGCCGGAAATCCCCTATAGCTGGGAGATCAAGATGGGTTGA
- a CDS encoding metallophosphoesterase, translating to MKVGILADSHDNLHALRKAVEVFRRESVGLVVHAGDLVAPFVQGVLNELECPLVMVFGNNDGERLGLARVFAGKIFSPPHQFEVDRKAVLLLHEPHNLEALKASQQFDAIIYGHTHKAEVTRSGRTLVINPGECGGWLTGRRTVAVWDTESGEVHIHQLDEG from the coding sequence ATGAAAGTCGGGATCTTGGCGGACTCGCACGACAATCTCCATGCCCTGCGAAAGGCGGTCGAAGTGTTCCGACGGGAATCCGTGGGCCTTGTGGTGCACGCGGGCGATCTGGTGGCGCCTTTTGTGCAGGGTGTGTTGAACGAGCTCGAATGCCCATTGGTGATGGTCTTCGGAAACAACGATGGAGAGCGGTTGGGCCTGGCAAGGGTGTTCGCAGGCAAGATCTTTTCTCCGCCCCACCAGTTCGAAGTCGATAGGAAAGCCGTGTTGCTGCTTCATGAGCCCCACAACCTGGAGGCTCTAAAGGCAAGCCAGCAATTCGACGCGATCATCTACGGCCACACCCATAAAGCGGAAGTCACCCGCAGCGGCAGAACCCTTGTCATTAACCCGGGTGAGTGCGGGGGATGGCTGACGGGGCGAAGGACGGTGGCCGTGTGGGATACGGAGAGCGGGGAGGTGCACATCCATCAGCTGGATGAGGGTTGA